In Nitrospirota bacterium, the genomic stretch GTGAACCTGACAACCTGAGAGTTATCTCAATACCATGACCGTTCCCCAGTCCATAGAACTGCCCATAGACGGCACACTCGACCTGCACACGTTCCTGCCCGGAGAAGTGACTGACCTGGTTCCCGAATACCTCGCCGCCTGCCGGGAGCGCGGTATCACGCAGGTCCGAATCATACACGGAAAAGGCGTCGGTACGCTGCGGACCATGGTCGGGAAAATCCTTGAAAAGCTCCCCTACGTAGAATCGTTTACAACAGCGGAAGGAAGTGCCGGCGGCTGGGGAGCGACGATCGTGACGCTGCGGAGAATATGATCAGGATGATCACTCGTTGTCAGAAGACGATCAGTATCGTGATATGCGCGCTTGTCCTTTATTCCTGCGCCCCAGCCCCTTCACGGATCGACCCCGTGTCGCTCAAGAAGCGGCCACAACCGACGATATCCGCAGCCGGCCTGGAAAAGAAGATCCACACCCTTATCAACAGAGAACGAAAAACACACGGCTTGCCGCAACTCGAATGGGATGATGCGCTTGCGGGTATTGGAAGAAAACACAGCAAGGATATGGCACTCAGAAATTACTTTGGCCATAATTCCCCGGAAGGGCATGACTTCTCATACCGGTACCGACAGGAAGGATATCAGTGCGCGGTCCGCGTGGGCAATACCATTTACGGGGGCGCGGAAAACATCGCATTGAACAACCAATATGCCTCTGTTACCACGGTGAATGGTGAGGCCTTCTACGACTGGAACTCGCAGGATACGATCGCTGAAACAACGGTGCAGGGATGGATGAACAGCACGGGTCACCGGAAAAATATTCTCATGCCCCACTGGAGGCGCGAGGGAATCGGCGTCGTCTTTGGCCCTGAGGGAAAGATCGATATAACGCAGAATTTTTGCTGACCTGCCCTTGATGCTCTCATTAAAAGTCATAATCTACCGCAGAGACGCTGAGACACGGAGAAATACATATAATAAATAAGGCTCTTCTGACTTTTATGTGGGTCACTTAATTGCAAGTATCTCTCTTTATTATTTGATTAACAATCTGTTTTCTGAAGGTTATCTAAGTTGGCACTTGTCCAACGTTGTGCATTGTTTTTTTGGGCAGCTCATCACTCGGCCGCCCCCGATAAAGACATTTGAGGGCATGCTTTGCATGCCGGGATATATACATTATCTTCGCCCTGATATGCAGATCTCGCAGCACTCCATCATCAATTTCTTCATCAAACATGCAGCGGCATGTCCTCCTGCCAGCCAAGGAACAGCGCGTTGCGTAGAAAACGTTGTCGGGTTAGGGAACAAGGAATACAACAGGTGCGTCAAAGAGAACGAGCGAACTGTTCCGGGCGCACTCTCTTGATCTCCTTGATCGCATCAAAATGCTTGTCCGCTGAAAAGATGGTGGAGATTCCGTTGTTGATCATGACCGCCGCATGAATGAGGTCGCGGGGTGGAAGGTTTTTCAAACGATATCGCTCGAATAACTCGAACACGCGATTCATATCGTCTTTTGTAACAGAGAGAACATCGATATCCAGCGCGAAGATGTCCTTGCATATCGACAGGCCGATATCTCCTTTCTCAATCATGATATATCGATAGAGTATCTCCTGCAATACCTCCGCATTCACCACCGGAGCGCCAAAATTGCCGAGCGTGCCGTCTCTGGCTATCGCAAGAATGATCTGCGCGCAGGGCGCCTTGAGCGCGTGGTCGTTGCCCCGGGCGTACATGAAGATACTGGTATCGATGAAGACCCTGTTTTTCATCCCGTATGACCCTTCACGATGGACCGCTCGAACTTGTCCCAGTCCGCGTCCGCATCCTTTGCCGACGTAAGGCGTATCGCGGCATTCATCCGCTCCCCGGCATTTCCTTTTTTCAGGACAACGGCGTCCACGGCGTCACGGATCGCCTTCCCCACCGAGATGTGACGGGTCTTCGCAAAATTTTGAATTCGTTTATATTGGTCCTCATCGAAAAGGACCATTGCTTTCTTCGTCAACGGCATTGAGCCACCCCCTCTATATCAGTATATAGATATATATCATATCCAGTCCTTCTGCGTCAAGAAAATAATCCGGACTCGACCAAAAAGTTTATGATTTGCTTTACGGTAAGGTGTAACGTACTACCCTTTCCACGCCGTAAAATCCATTTCAATCGCCACTTCCTTGGGAAGACGCGATACCTCTATCGTGGCCCGGGCAGGCGGTTCAGCGGGGAAATACCCGCCATATATCTCGTTCACCGAGGCGAAATCAGACATGTTCTTGAGATAGATCGTGGCCTTTACCACCTTTGACATGCCGCATCCGGCTGCCGAGAGTATGGCTTTGGCATTCTCCATAACCTGCCTGGTCTGGGCTTTTATGTCAACCTGTACCACATTTCCGCTTTTCGGGTCTATCGGTATCTGACCGGATACGAACACAAAGCCACCCGCCTCAACAGCCTGGGAATAGGGGCCGATTGCCTGGGGAGCATCGTCTGTTTTTATGATTTTCTTCTCCAAAATAACCTCCACATTATCTTTAACATAATACTTTAACTATTTATTATTATTGACTTGTTTACCACTCATGTAAACCATTATATATTTTCATTGCCGATGTCTCTCCGCACTCCGAACTCACATCCCTACCCTGTCCTGATCCTCTTCACGTCAATGACCCCTTTAATTGCCTCGATGTTCTTTATGATCCTGTTCAGATGCTCCACATCCCGTATGTCTATAGTAAAGTTAAGCATGGCTTGACGGTCTTCGTTGGTGGTAACCTCGGCGTGTGTAATGTTTGCCTCCGCCGCGCTGATGGATGATGAGACGCTGGCCAGGAGGCCTGGTTTGTCCTTGGTCTGGACCGAGATCTTGACCGCATGGGCCCCGGCCTGCAGATCCCCCCACGAAACCTCCACAAGCCGTTCCTTATCAAAGGTAAGATCGCTGACATTCGTACAGTCCACGGTATGGATGGCGACCCCCCTCCCCCTGGTGATGAACCCGAGTATCTTGTCGCCAGGCACGGGATTACAGCACTTGGAAAGATGGATAAGCATGTTGTCCATGCCGTTTATCTTCATGCCTCCGCTTACGCTGGCCGGCTTTGCGCGTTTAAAGAACGATCTCTTGGGCTTGGAGACCGGCTCGATGTGCACCTTATCCGGAGCAAGCTTGTTCGCGACCTGGAGGGCAGATACCTTGCCATAGCCGATGGCAGCCAGCAGGTCTTCGATCGTATTCTGGGACAGTTCTTTCACGACACCAAGAAGCTCTTCCGATTTGAAGAACTTTGAGGGGCTGAGCTCATGCTTGCGAAGCTCTTTTTCGAGCAGTTCCTTCCCCAGGAGCATGCTCCGCCTGCGTTCTTCGGTCTTGAGCCACGCCTTGATCCTTGTCTTTGCCCGGGAGGTCTTGACGTACTTGAGCCAGTCACGGCTCGGCGTGTGGCCCGTCTGGGTGGTGACCTCGACCTTGTCGCCGTTGCGAAGCTCATGTTTGAGCGGTACGATCTTGCCGTTCACCTTGGCGCCCACGCATTGATGCCCGATATCGGTATGCACGCTGTAAGCGAAATCCACGGGCGTTGAACCCATCGGCAGTTCCTTCACGTCCCCGCGAGGAGTAAACACATAGACCACGTCCGGGAACAGGTCGCCCTTGACCGTTTCCATGAACTCTTTGGCGTCCGGGACGTCCTTCTGCCATTCCAGGAGCTGTCTGAGCCAGGCATACTGCTGTTCATCGCGCTGACTGATGGCTGATTTTTCCTTATACCTCCAGTGCGCGGCGATCCCTTCCTCGGCAAGGCGGTGCATTTCATCGGTGCGGATCTGGAATTCGACACGCTCCCCCTTGGGGCCGATGATCGTGGTATGGAGCGACTGGTAGAGGTTGGATTTGGGCACGCCGATAAAGTCCTTGAAGCGGCCCGGCACCGGCGTCCAGAGCGAATGGATGAGCCCGAGGATGGCGTAGCAGTTCACCTTGGTATCGGTGATGATCCTGATCGCGATCAGGTCGTAGATATCTTCAAAGGCGATCCCCTGCTTCTGCATCTTCTGGTAGATGCTGTAAAAGTGCTTGGGCCTGCCCTTTACCTCCCCCTTATACCCATGCTCCCCGAGCTGCTGTTTCATGACCTCGATGAGCTCGTTGATGTAGGACTCGCGCTCGATACGGCGCTGGTTGACCTTACGGACCAGGTCTTCGTAAGCCTCGGGTTCAAGGTACATGAACGAAAGGTCTTCAAGCTCGATCTTGATCCGGGAAATGCCCATGCGGTTAGCGATGGGGGCGTAGATATCGAGCGTTTCCTGCGCAATGCGCTTCTGTTTTTCCGGAGGGAGTGATCTGAGCGTGCGCATGTTGTGAAGCCGGTCGGCCAATTTGATCAGAATGACCCTGATGTCCCTGGCCATGGCCACGATCATCTTGCGGAAGTTCTCCGCCTCGCGCTGTTCGCGGCTCTGGAGTTCAATGCGGGAGAGCTTGGTCATGCCGTCCACCAGTCCCGCGACCTCTTCACCGAACATCTCTTTGAGTTCTTTGGGTGTGGCAGTGGTGTCTTCGATGGTATCGTGGAGCAGGCCGGCTGCCACCGTGGCCGCGTCCAGCTTAAGATTGGCGAGAATGGCGGCCACTTCGATGGGATGGTTGAGATAGGTTTCACCCGAGAGCCGCGTCTGTCCCTGATGCACCTTGGCCGAGAAGATATAGGCGCGCCTCAGGAGGTCCACATCGGCATCGGGATTGTACCCTTGGATCCGCTCAACTATGTCTTCAAGGCGAACAGCAGGCATAATGTTTCAAACTCCAAATGGCGAAAACAGTTCGTAGTTCATAGCTCATAGCAACAGCAATAAACCATGAACTACGAGCTATGAGCTGTCAGCTATTATTTCTCCACTTTAATGTCCCTTAACTCCAACTCCACCGTCGTGTTCCCATTCCAGACATTGAGACGGGGAGTGAACACCGCGGCAAGCCGCGACCCGTCCCGTATCTTTTTGCCGAGAAGATGCCCGCCCTTAAACATAATAGCGTCCAAAGAAACGTCGCGCCCCAGGCGCGACTGCCGCAATCGCAGTTTGAGATGTTTCTTGCCCACGATCCGCGAAGAAACCACGCTGAGGTCCCGCGCGCCGAGCCGGGGTTCGGGATTGCCCTGTCCAAAAGGACCCAGTTTTTCGATCTGCGCCATCAGGTCGCGAGTCAACTCGTCGAGGGAGACGGCGCCGTCCACGGAGAGCGTACGCACGAATCCTTCAGGACCAATCCGCTCCAGCACAAGAGCGCTCAGCCGCTCGCGGAATCGGGGGATATTATCTTCCGCAAGGGTAAATCCGGCGGCATACTTGTGTCCGCCGAATCCCAACAAGAGGTCCGAACACCCGACCAGGCCTTCGTAGAGGTCAAAGCCGGGGATGCTGCGTGCGGAACCCTTGCCAACGCCGTCCCGGACGCAGATAAGCGCCGTGGGACGATAGAACTCTTCAACGATCCGCGAGGCAACGATCCCGATGACCCCGGCGTGCCACTTCCCGGATGACAGCACGAGTGCTCCCGCGGCATCGGTATCGATCGCGCGGCAAAGCCCGCGGGCGTCTTCCCAGACGGCCAATTCCACGGACTGGCGCTCCCTGTTCACCGCGTCGAGCGCAGAGGCCAGTTTCAACGCCTCTTCCGGCGAGCTGGTAGTAAGCAGCTGGAATGCCGCATCAGCCCTCTCCATCCTGCCGCTCGCATTGATCCTCGGCGCCAGGGTAAAACCGACGATACCCACGCCTATCTTTTTGTTGTTCAGACCTGATACCTGTTTGAGCGCCGCGATCCCCGGCCGCTGGGTATCCAAATCCGAAGACAGCCGGTCAAGTCCATGCCTCACCAGGATCCGGTTCTCGCCCGTGATCCTGCCCACATCGGCGATCGTACCGAGGGTCACGAGGTCGAGATAGTTCATCAGGCGTTCATCAATGCTGCTTGCGC encodes the following:
- a CDS encoding Smr/MutS family protein, which encodes MTVPQSIELPIDGTLDLHTFLPGEVTDLVPEYLAACRERGITQVRIIHGKGVGTLRTMVGKILEKLPYVESFTTAEGSAGGWGATIVTLRRI
- a CDS encoding CAP domain-containing protein → MIRMITRCQKTISIVICALVLYSCAPAPSRIDPVSLKKRPQPTISAAGLEKKIHTLINRERKTHGLPQLEWDDALAGIGRKHSKDMALRNYFGHNSPEGHDFSYRYRQEGYQCAVRVGNTIYGGAENIALNNQYASVTTVNGEAFYDWNSQDTIAETTVQGWMNSTGHRKNILMPHWRREGIGVVFGPEGKIDITQNFC
- a CDS encoding type II toxin-antitoxin system VapC family toxin; amino-acid sequence: MKNRVFIDTSIFMYARGNDHALKAPCAQIILAIARDGTLGNFGAPVVNAEVLQEILYRYIMIEKGDIGLSICKDIFALDIDVLSVTKDDMNRVFELFERYRLKNLPPRDLIHAAVMINNGISTIFSADKHFDAIKEIKRVRPEQFARSL
- a CDS encoding RidA family protein; amino-acid sequence: MEKKIIKTDDAPQAIGPYSQAVEAGGFVFVSGQIPIDPKSGNVVQVDIKAQTRQVMENAKAILSAAGCGMSKVVKATIYLKNMSDFASVNEIYGGYFPAEPPARATIEVSRLPKEVAIEMDFTAWKG
- a CDS encoding bifunctional (p)ppGpp synthetase/guanosine-3',5'-bis(diphosphate) 3'-pyrophosphohydrolase, with protein sequence MPAVRLEDIVERIQGYNPDADVDLLRRAYIFSAKVHQGQTRLSGETYLNHPIEVAAILANLKLDAATVAAGLLHDTIEDTTATPKELKEMFGEEVAGLVDGMTKLSRIELQSREQREAENFRKMIVAMARDIRVILIKLADRLHNMRTLRSLPPEKQKRIAQETLDIYAPIANRMGISRIKIELEDLSFMYLEPEAYEDLVRKVNQRRIERESYINELIEVMKQQLGEHGYKGEVKGRPKHFYSIYQKMQKQGIAFEDIYDLIAIRIITDTKVNCYAILGLIHSLWTPVPGRFKDFIGVPKSNLYQSLHTTIIGPKGERVEFQIRTDEMHRLAEEGIAAHWRYKEKSAISQRDEQQYAWLRQLLEWQKDVPDAKEFMETVKGDLFPDVVYVFTPRGDVKELPMGSTPVDFAYSVHTDIGHQCVGAKVNGKIVPLKHELRNGDKVEVTTQTGHTPSRDWLKYVKTSRAKTRIKAWLKTEERRRSMLLGKELLEKELRKHELSPSKFFKSEELLGVVKELSQNTIEDLLAAIGYGKVSALQVANKLAPDKVHIEPVSKPKRSFFKRAKPASVSGGMKINGMDNMLIHLSKCCNPVPGDKILGFITRGRGVAIHTVDCTNVSDLTFDKERLVEVSWGDLQAGAHAVKISVQTKDKPGLLASVSSSISAAEANITHAEVTTNEDRQAMLNFTIDIRDVEHLNRIIKNIEAIKGVIDVKRIRTG
- the recJ gene encoding single-stranded-DNA-specific exonuclease RecJ → MKWVLAESDNGAAAALAESAGLHPLIARLLVNRGISDPSEASTFLACDLSAMSDPGIFSQMEKAVGRIRSAIAGGEKIVVYGDYDVDGVTGASLLFLALQQSGAKVDCYIPDRMTEGYGLNAKALETLKTAGTQLVISVDCGITAVQESRHARSIGLDLIITDHHEFDHAPAPERGSNGPDDFILPNAYAVLHPGLLSSGVSPALREFVSGLTGVGVAFKLAQAFLGASSIDERLMNYLDLVTLGTIADVGRITGENRILVRHGLDRLSSDLDTQRPGIAALKQVSGLNNKKIGVGIVGFTLAPRINASGRMERADAAFQLLTTSSPEEALKLASALDAVNRERQSVELAVWEDARGLCRAIDTDAAGALVLSSGKWHAGVIGIVASRIVEEFYRPTALICVRDGVGKGSARSIPGFDLYEGLVGCSDLLLGFGGHKYAAGFTLAEDNIPRFRERLSALVLERIGPEGFVRTLSVDGAVSLDELTRDLMAQIEKLGPFGQGNPEPRLGARDLSVVSSRIVGKKHLKLRLRQSRLGRDVSLDAIMFKGGHLLGKKIRDGSRLAAVFTPRLNVWNGNTTVELELRDIKVEK